One window of the Trypanosoma brucei gambiense DAL972 chromosome 3, complete sequence genome contains the following:
- a CDS encoding DNA repair protein, putative, translated as MASVNAPTTLTSELFHALPCLRENPTDSVLTAALLQYCQDEDLVSAADLLLRLMVDQPHVQRRMTRSVENTHRHMPLPQPGDLQNFTDKVLQALCDRHVSQLSENSGAAGRSVRARGSGFSSVSVSVSDMLATAAAWGNDSVKLEGLAPLQPTNRKVHFFPTGCSLVDRLLAGTPSNATGGALEGGFCAGLLTEVHGEAGSGKTQLVLQCLFQCVARQQCALYAVNHLPELLISSGDGVGDNTFIDSLRGFATEKVAALYIVSEGVPASRLGPLATGALHRAKAMVLAAASRQPSIDVELLKARLDEFVTERTVVAGVGIRPVDGVGALLRLLSDGTLSSAFSSLGNVGVVVVDSIADVVAGGSSGEEMNRWEISTTVASVGSLLKSFAVKEGAAVVVTNQVRTSLSVSGEGMIRRHTPVPALGMQWAVAPHVRVNLRRPQNTANASRRQFTIICGPAHQPAYCSYLICNEGICNDE; from the coding sequence ATGGCTAGCGTGAATGCTCCCACAACTCTCACCAGTGAGCTCTTCCATGCGCTTCCATGCCTGCGGGAGAATCCAACCGATAGTGTGCTCACCGCCGCACTGCTGCAATATTGTCAGGATGAAGATCTGGTATCCGCTGCAGATTTACTACTGCGGTTGATGGTGGATCAACCTCATGTGCAGCGGCGTATGACACGTTCTGTCGAGAATACACATCGACATATGCCGTTGCCTCAACCTGGAGATTTGCAGAACTTCACAGATAAGGTGCTACAAGCGCTATGCGATCGACATGTGTCACAACTATCTGAAAACTCAGGTGCTGCTGGGAGGAGTGTGAGGGCTCGCGGTAGCGGTTTTTCTTCGGTATCAGTGAGTGTGTCGGACATGCTGGCAACTGCAGCTGCATGGGGAAATGATTCCGTGAAATTGGAGGGGCTGGCACCTTTGCAGCCAACTAACCGGAAAGTTCACTTCTTCCCAACAGGCTGCTCACTGGTGGACCGCCTGCTCGCAGGAACCCCGTCAAATGCCACGGGTGGTGCTCTTGAAGGCGGGTTTTGCGCTGGACTTCTCACGGAGGTGCATGGTGAAGCAGGAAGCGGAAAGACACAACTTGTATTACAGTGCTTATTCCAATGCGTTGCTAGGCAACAGTGTGCTCTGTATGCTGTGAATCACTTACCCGAGCTGTTGATCAGCTCAGGCGATGGTGTTGGTGACAACACGTTTATTGATAGTTTGCGTGGCTTTGCAACTGAAAAGGTGGCGGCTCTTTATATTGTGTCTGAGGGCGTTCCTGCCAGCCGACTTGGACCACTCGCAACAGGGGCGCTTCATAGAGCAAAAGCGATGGTCCTTGCCGCGGCTTCCCGTCAACCGTCTATTGACGTGGAGCTTTTGAAGGCTCGTCTTGATGAATTCGTGACGGAACGAACTGTCGTTGCCGGTGTGGGGATTCGACCAGTTGATGGAGTTGGGGCGTTGTTACGACTGCTATCGGATGGTACGCTGTCTAGTGCCTTCTCATCTTTAGGCAATGTTGGGGTGGTTGTTGTAGATTCCATTGCAGATGTAGTGGCTGGTGGATCTTCGGGCGAGGAGATGAACCGTTGGGAAATTTCCACTACCGTAGCATCTGTGGGGAGTTTGTTGAAGTCATTTGCAGTTAAGGAAGGGGCTGCCGTGGTAGTAACGAATCAAGTTCGCACGTCGCTATCTGTTTCCGGTGAGGGGATGATACGCCGCCACACACCAGTACCCGCGTTGGGGATGCAATGGGCCGTTGCTCCTCATGTCCGTGTAAATCTGCGGCGACCGCAAAATACGGCAAACGCATCGCGTCGGCAATTCACGATAATATGCGGCCCTGCTCACCAACCCGCATATTGCTCTTATTTGATTTGTAACGAAGGTATATGCAACGACGAATGA